Proteins encoded in a region of the Halosimplex halophilum genome:
- a CDS encoding Lrp/AsnC family transcriptional regulator, whose product MVDIDETDRRLVDALLADGRASANELADRVGIATATATKRVQALEDAGVIEGYRPEVDYGAFGFEVTAVFNLDVVGSGIEAVVADLSGARNMVGVYEVTGSQDVVAVGKFTDTASLNARIKELLVRDEVESVTTNVVLEVVAENDPLPLAGE is encoded by the coding sequence ATGGTCGACATCGACGAGACGGACAGGCGGCTGGTCGACGCGCTGCTGGCCGACGGCCGCGCGAGCGCGAACGAGCTCGCCGACCGGGTCGGGATCGCGACCGCGACCGCCACCAAGCGCGTCCAGGCGCTCGAAGACGCCGGCGTCATCGAGGGGTACCGTCCCGAGGTCGACTACGGCGCCTTCGGCTTCGAGGTGACGGCCGTGTTCAACCTCGACGTGGTCGGCTCCGGGATCGAGGCGGTCGTCGCCGACCTGTCCGGCGCGCGCAACATGGTCGGCGTCTACGAGGTCACCGGGAGCCAGGACGTGGTCGCCGTCGGCAAGTTCACCGACACGGCGTCGCTGAACGCCCGGATCAAGGAGCTGCTCGTCCGCGACGAGGTCGAATCGGTCACCACGAACGTCGTGCTGGAGGTCGTCGCCGAGAACGACCCGCTCCCGCTCGCCGGGGAGTGA
- a CDS encoding CBS domain-containing protein: protein MNVADVMTPREDLVTVELPGTRDDVLEYLQERAFSSVPVVKEGDDGEQFRGLVSRDALIDQPDEDQLAMLVEEVPTTSADASLTELAELMLAEGARRVPVVDGRLEGIVTITDVVRAIATGDVDGDVTVGDLAQREVNCVYEGAPLPVAERELSHADAPYGVALDDAGETSGMITEVDIIDVARVVEGEEETGDSLAADDDDWKWESVKAVGSRYMPTRNVEIPAGPVSEFMTDDLVTISGRRTAQDAAQLMIEHDIEQIPLVSGDDLTGVVRDMDLLEALR from the coding sequence ATGAACGTCGCAGACGTAATGACGCCCCGCGAGGACCTCGTCACGGTCGAGTTACCCGGCACCCGCGACGACGTCCTCGAATATCTCCAGGAGCGGGCGTTCTCGTCGGTCCCCGTGGTCAAGGAGGGCGACGACGGCGAACAGTTCCGCGGTCTCGTCTCCCGCGACGCCCTGATCGACCAGCCCGACGAGGACCAGCTCGCCATGCTCGTCGAGGAGGTCCCCACCACCAGCGCCGACGCGAGCCTGACGGAGCTGGCCGAGCTCATGCTCGCCGAAGGCGCCCGGCGGGTCCCCGTCGTCGACGGCCGCCTGGAGGGGATCGTCACCATTACCGACGTGGTCCGCGCTATCGCCACGGGCGACGTGGACGGCGACGTGACCGTCGGCGACCTCGCCCAGCGCGAGGTCAACTGCGTCTACGAGGGCGCGCCGCTGCCCGTCGCCGAGCGGGAGCTGTCCCACGCCGACGCCCCCTACGGCGTCGCGCTGGACGACGCCGGCGAGACCAGCGGGATGATCACCGAGGTCGACATCATCGACGTGGCCCGCGTCGTCGAGGGCGAGGAGGAGACCGGCGACAGCCTCGCCGCCGACGACGACGACTGGAAGTGGGAGAGCGTCAAGGCCGTCGGCTCCCGGTACATGCCCACCCGCAACGTCGAGATCCCCGCCGGCCCCGTCTCGGAGTTCATGACCGACGACCTGGTCACCATCAGCGGCCGCCGCACCGCACAGGACGCCGCCCAGCTGATGATCGAGCACGACATCGAGCAGATCCCGCTGGTCTCCGGCGACGACCTGACCGGCGTCGTCCGGGACATGGATCTCCTGGAGGCGCTTCGATGA
- a CDS encoding GNAT family N-acetyltransferase has product MPGPVFLRGDRVALCPVEERDREFLKRNLNRPEIRAGFGSATALGDDGVAGYVEEFTDADDREIFLVRADGDRVGEAFLFDLEPQRGSVEIGYWIAPAHQGNGYATAAAELLVDYCFAERRLHKVDARVLAFNDGSRAVLEKVGFEREGRRRDTFYVDGEYVDADLYGIVESEWERPAYLVDRSEDGD; this is encoded by the coding sequence ATGCCAGGCCCCGTCTTCCTGCGCGGCGACCGCGTCGCGCTGTGTCCGGTCGAGGAGCGCGACCGCGAGTTCCTCAAGCGAAACCTGAACCGTCCCGAGATCAGGGCCGGCTTCGGGTCGGCGACGGCCCTCGGCGACGACGGCGTCGCCGGCTACGTCGAGGAGTTCACCGACGCGGACGACAGGGAGATATTCCTCGTCCGTGCCGACGGCGACCGCGTCGGCGAGGCGTTCCTGTTCGACCTCGAACCGCAGCGCGGGAGCGTCGAGATCGGCTACTGGATCGCGCCGGCCCACCAGGGCAACGGCTACGCCACCGCCGCGGCCGAACTGCTGGTCGACTACTGTTTCGCCGAGCGCCGGCTCCACAAGGTCGACGCGCGCGTGCTGGCGTTCAACGACGGGTCCCGTGCGGTTCTGGAGAAGGTCGGGTTCGAACGCGAGGGCCGCCGCCGGGACACCTTCTACGTCGACGGGGAGTACGTCGACGCCGACCTCTACGGGATCGTCGAGAGCGAGTGGGAGCGGCCGGCGTATCTCGTCGACCGGAGCGAGGACGGGGACTGA
- a CDS encoding DUF5802 family protein, translating to MFEQFSSGYYLGRLYVEPREGDAAAIAAAAHEQVNEQLYADEGISRTDLPLVMKLENTHFTVYGDERVPADTIALPESLVEETNVRNPPSLREVFLAKAERARQLLAVAAGTPTSEEAVEEAVPDHPFDGEFGGPTGI from the coding sequence ATGTTCGAACAGTTCTCCAGCGGCTACTACCTGGGTCGGCTCTACGTCGAGCCCAGAGAGGGCGACGCGGCGGCCATCGCCGCCGCCGCCCACGAGCAGGTCAACGAGCAGCTGTACGCGGACGAGGGGATCTCGCGGACGGACCTCCCTCTGGTAATGAAACTGGAGAACACACACTTCACCGTCTACGGGGACGAGCGCGTCCCGGCGGACACCATCGCTCTCCCCGAATCGCTCGTCGAGGAGACGAACGTCCGCAACCCCCCCTCGCTGCGGGAGGTGTTCCTCGCCAAGGCCGAGCGGGCCAGACAGCTCCTCGCGGTCGCCGCCGGTACCCCGACGAGCGAGGAAGCCGTCGAGGAGGCCGTCCCGGACCACCCCTTCGACGGCGAGTTCGGCGGTCCCACCGGGATCTGA
- a CDS encoding GNAT family N-acetyltransferase, which produces MPGPVFLRGERVTLRPPEDEDVEFLQRTHNDPAVRRSMPRVHPQNRAAIREEYVESDGTVGLLICESDGRGEGERGGDGASDENDPDRLGFCALFDIDADSGRAEVGAWLAPDAEGQGYATEALSLLVEYAFAERRLDRLNAGRLATNDRSAALLDRLGFVEEGRRRGYYFVGGERVDRVEYGLLAEEWDGT; this is translated from the coding sequence ATGCCCGGACCGGTCTTCCTCCGGGGCGAGCGCGTCACGCTCAGACCGCCCGAGGACGAGGATGTCGAGTTCCTCCAGCGCACCCACAACGACCCCGCAGTCCGGCGGTCCATGCCGCGCGTCCACCCGCAGAACCGCGCGGCGATCCGCGAGGAGTACGTCGAGAGCGACGGGACGGTCGGGCTCCTGATCTGCGAGAGCGACGGACGAGGAGAGGGCGAGCGCGGAGGCGACGGAGCGAGCGACGAGAACGACCCCGACCGCCTCGGGTTCTGCGCCCTGTTCGACATCGACGCGGACTCCGGCCGCGCGGAGGTCGGCGCGTGGCTCGCGCCCGACGCCGAGGGGCAGGGGTACGCGACCGAGGCGCTGTCGCTGCTGGTCGAGTACGCCTTCGCCGAGCGGCGGCTCGACCGGCTGAACGCCGGGCGGCTGGCGACCAACGACCGGTCGGCGGCGCTGCTCGACCGGCTCGGCTTCGTCGAGGAGGGGCGCCGCCGCGGGTACTACTTCGTCGGCGGCGAGCGCGTCGACCGCGTCGAGTACGGCCTGCTCGCCGAGGAGTGGGACGGGACCTGA
- a CDS encoding Lrp/AsnC family transcriptional regulator, whose product MSADIDDTDRRIVDALLDSGRASASELAERAEVATATATKRLQRLEEDGVIEGFQPEVDYGAFGYDVTAVFRLDVDGAGLETVVADLRGAGDMVGVYEVTGSDDVVAVGKFENTEALNARIKSVLTHPEVRSARTSIVLDTVCEYDRLPVDVDG is encoded by the coding sequence ATGTCGGCGGACATCGACGACACCGACCGGCGGATCGTCGACGCGCTGCTGGACAGCGGGCGCGCCAGCGCGAGCGAGCTCGCCGAGCGGGCGGAGGTCGCCACCGCCACCGCGACCAAACGGCTCCAGCGCCTCGAGGAGGACGGCGTCATCGAGGGGTTCCAGCCCGAGGTCGACTACGGCGCCTTCGGCTACGACGTGACGGCGGTGTTCCGGCTGGACGTGGACGGCGCCGGCCTGGAGACGGTCGTCGCCGACCTGCGCGGCGCCGGCGACATGGTCGGCGTCTACGAGGTCACCGGGAGCGACGACGTGGTCGCCGTCGGCAAGTTCGAGAACACGGAGGCCCTGAACGCCCGGATCAAGTCGGTGCTCACTCACCCCGAGGTGCGCTCGGCCCGAACGAGCATCGTCCTCGACACCGTCTGCGAGTACGACCGCCTCCCCGTCGACGTCGACGGGTAA
- the hemB gene encoding porphobilinogen synthase, which yields MDLPRRPRRLRSDGVRPLVRETDLSASDLIAPVFVDATTDERRPIGSMPGHARVPVDQAAERVREVRETGVEAVMVFGIPESKDAEGSRAWADDGVVQRAVRAIADGTDAYVITDVCLCEYTEHGHCGVLEEGAREDPQLTVDNDRTLELLAETAASHAEAGADMVAPSSMTDGMVGAIRAELDARGFESLPVMSYAAKYESAFYGPFRDAADGAPAFGDRRHYQMDPANRREAAREVALDVEEGADVLMVKPALPYLDVVADVRENFDHPVAAYNVSGEYAMLHAAAEKGWLDLEAVARESLLSIKRAGADLILTYFAEDVAERL from the coding sequence ATGGACCTGCCACGCCGACCGCGGCGACTCCGGAGCGACGGCGTCCGCCCGCTCGTGCGGGAGACCGACCTCTCGGCGTCGGACCTGATCGCGCCCGTGTTCGTCGACGCGACGACCGACGAACGCCGCCCGATCGGGTCGATGCCGGGGCACGCGCGCGTGCCCGTCGACCAGGCGGCCGAGCGCGTCCGCGAGGTGCGCGAGACGGGCGTCGAGGCCGTCATGGTCTTCGGGATCCCCGAGTCGAAAGACGCGGAGGGCTCGCGCGCCTGGGCCGACGACGGCGTCGTCCAGCGCGCCGTCCGGGCGATCGCCGACGGGACCGACGCCTACGTGATCACCGACGTGTGCCTCTGCGAGTACACGGAACACGGCCACTGCGGCGTGCTGGAGGAGGGGGCCCGCGAGGACCCACAGCTGACCGTCGACAACGACCGCACGCTCGAACTGCTGGCCGAGACCGCCGCCTCCCACGCCGAGGCCGGGGCGGACATGGTCGCGCCCTCCAGCATGACCGACGGGATGGTCGGGGCCATCCGGGCGGAGCTGGACGCCCGCGGCTTCGAGTCGCTGCCGGTCATGAGCTACGCGGCGAAGTACGAGTCGGCCTTCTACGGGCCCTTCCGCGACGCCGCCGACGGCGCGCCCGCCTTCGGCGACCGCCGCCACTACCAGATGGACCCCGCCAACCGCCGCGAGGCGGCCCGCGAGGTCGCGCTGGACGTCGAGGAGGGCGCCGACGTGCTGATGGTCAAGCCCGCGCTGCCCTACCTCGACGTGGTCGCGGACGTGCGCGAGAACTTCGACCACCCGGTCGCCGCTTATAATGTCTCCGGGGAGTACGCGATGCTGCACGCCGCCGCCGAGAAGGGGTGGCTCGACCTGGAGGCGGTGGCCCGCGAGTCGCTGCTGTCGATCAAGCGGGCCGGCGCCGACCTGATCCTCACCTACTTCGCCGAGGACGTGGCCGAGCGGCTGTAG
- the glyS gene encoding glycine--tRNA ligase — translation MSEGEQRSGADGAGDDRSGDLTELAKRRGFFLQSAGAYGGVSGFYTFGPNGAALKDNVEDTWRDRFTVREGNMEIDAPTVMPEAVFEASGHLDGFDDMIVECPDCGESHRADHVVEDNTDYEEAEALGAERVGEIIAEYELVCPVCGAGLAGQAIEEFNLMFETTIGPGSSSPGYLRPETAQGIFVEFPQLKEYARNQLPFGVTQIGRAYRNEISPRKSLVRVREFTQAELELFIDPEEDEPDLSAVEDVVAPFYSAAAQEDEDGEARELTIREAVDEGLVADPWIAYYLGVAAEWYESIGVDMDRFRFRQHLGGELAHYAADCWDAESYITGDWVEIAGFAYRSDYDLSKHDEYSDDDFTVFRQYDEPVTVKRPAVDPDMSYLGPEFGGAAGDVADALERLAEEDPDAFREAEEDPDGEGTVTVTVDGERHEVPVGQTGFAVEEVTESGEHFLPHVVEPSLGIDRALYTVLDHCYREDEVDGEERTYLELPAEVAPTTVGVFPLMDRDGLGEKAREVAADLRERGLSVAYDDSGAIGRRYRRQDEVGTPFCVTVDYATVGEARDDDEGEPGTVTVRERDTTAQRRVDIDDLPETLEALRDGDIEFAEL, via the coding sequence ATGAGCGAGGGCGAGCAGCGGAGCGGCGCGGACGGCGCGGGCGACGACCGGAGCGGCGATCTGACCGAGCTCGCCAAGCGGCGGGGCTTCTTCCTCCAGAGCGCCGGCGCCTACGGCGGCGTCTCCGGCTTCTACACGTTCGGTCCCAACGGCGCCGCCCTCAAGGACAACGTCGAGGACACCTGGCGCGACCGGTTCACGGTCCGGGAGGGCAACATGGAGATCGACGCCCCCACCGTCATGCCCGAAGCCGTCTTCGAGGCGTCGGGCCACCTCGACGGCTTCGACGACATGATAGTCGAGTGCCCGGACTGCGGCGAGAGCCACCGGGCGGACCACGTCGTCGAGGACAACACGGACTACGAGGAGGCCGAGGCGCTCGGCGCGGAGCGCGTCGGCGAGATCATCGCCGAGTACGAACTCGTCTGTCCGGTCTGTGGCGCGGGCCTGGCCGGCCAGGCCATCGAGGAGTTCAACCTCATGTTCGAGACGACGATTGGTCCGGGGTCCTCCTCGCCCGGCTACCTCCGCCCGGAGACCGCCCAGGGCATCTTCGTCGAGTTCCCCCAGCTGAAGGAGTACGCCCGCAACCAGTTGCCCTTCGGCGTCACGCAGATCGGCCGCGCCTACCGCAACGAGATCAGCCCCCGGAAGTCGCTCGTGCGCGTCCGGGAGTTCACCCAGGCCGAACTCGAACTGTTCATCGATCCGGAGGAGGACGAGCCGGACCTCTCGGCGGTCGAGGACGTCGTCGCGCCCTTCTACAGCGCGGCCGCACAGGAGGACGAGGACGGCGAGGCCCGGGAGCTGACGATCCGGGAAGCCGTCGACGAGGGGCTCGTCGCCGACCCGTGGATCGCCTACTACCTCGGCGTCGCCGCGGAGTGGTACGAGTCCATCGGCGTCGACATGGACCGGTTCCGCTTCCGCCAGCACCTCGGCGGCGAACTCGCCCACTACGCCGCCGACTGCTGGGACGCCGAGAGCTACATCACCGGCGACTGGGTCGAGATCGCCGGGTTCGCCTACCGCTCGGACTACGACCTCTCGAAACACGACGAGTACTCCGACGACGACTTCACGGTCTTCCGGCAGTACGACGAGCCCGTCACCGTCAAGCGACCCGCCGTCGACCCCGATATGAGCTACCTGGGGCCGGAGTTCGGCGGCGCGGCCGGCGACGTGGCCGACGCGCTGGAGCGGCTGGCCGAGGAGGACCCCGACGCCTTCCGCGAGGCCGAGGAGGACCCCGACGGCGAGGGCACGGTCACCGTCACGGTCGACGGCGAGCGCCACGAGGTGCCCGTCGGCCAGACCGGCTTCGCCGTCGAGGAGGTCACCGAGTCGGGCGAGCACTTCCTGCCCCACGTCGTCGAGCCGTCGCTGGGTATCGACCGCGCGCTGTACACGGTACTCGACCACTGCTACCGCGAGGACGAGGTCGACGGCGAGGAGCGGACCTACCTCGAACTGCCGGCCGAGGTGGCGCCGACGACCGTCGGCGTCTTCCCGCTGATGGATCGGGACGGCCTGGGCGAGAAGGCACGGGAGGTCGCCGCCGACCTGCGCGAGCGCGGTCTCTCCGTGGCGTACGACGACTCGGGCGCCATCGGCCGGCGCTACCGCCGCCAGGACGAGGTCGGGACCCCCTTCTGCGTCACCGTCGACTACGCGACGGTCGGCGAGGCCCGCGACGACGACGAGGGCGAGCCAGGGACGGTGACCGTCCGCGAGCGCGACACCACCGCCCAGCGGCGCGTCGACATCGACGACCTCCCCGAGACGCTGGAGGCGCTGCGGGACGGCGACATCGAGTTCGCGGAGCTGTAG
- a CDS encoding P-II family nitrogen regulator, which yields MTDDGIKMVVAVVRPDRLGDVKQALAEAGAPSLTVTNVSGRGSQPAKTGQWRGEEYVVDLHQKVKIECVVSEIPARDVVDAIADAAQTGEPGDGKIFVLPVEDAVQVRTGDSGPEAV from the coding sequence ATGACTGACGACGGGATCAAGATGGTCGTCGCCGTGGTCCGCCCGGACAGGCTCGGCGACGTGAAACAGGCGCTCGCGGAGGCGGGCGCCCCCTCGCTCACCGTCACGAACGTCTCCGGTCGCGGCTCGCAGCCGGCCAAGACCGGCCAGTGGCGCGGCGAGGAGTACGTCGTCGACCTCCACCAGAAAGTCAAGATCGAGTGCGTCGTCTCCGAGATCCCCGCCCGGGACGTGGTCGACGCCATCGCCGACGCCGCCCAGACGGGCGAGCCCGGCGACGGCAAGATCTTCGTCCTCCCCGTCGAGGACGCCGTCCAGGTCCGGACCGGCGACTCGGGCCCGGAGGCCGTCTGA
- a CDS encoding DUF1405 domain-containing protein produces MDESPAGDGRADDERADGGATDRSAVIPRRWARYYLENAPSLLWLIFANVAGVFVGFFFYLSVEEPALASVDTLAWPVYMDSPVATLLMALALATLLPNLGRRLDAAPANLVLAYLYTVTFVWLVETGLWTALALNLHFGLYFPDLWRYFGVLVTHLLFVPEAYLLPHFGRTTPGALGLALALALGNDLVDYGFGLHPPLRYEPGLVLVAGSVATSVLAVGLAARAFPRLGADGAAGR; encoded by the coding sequence ATGGACGAGTCGCCGGCGGGCGACGGGCGAGCGGACGACGAGCGGGCGGACGGAGGGGCGACCGACCGCAGCGCCGTGATCCCGCGGCGGTGGGCCCGCTACTACCTGGAGAACGCCCCCAGCCTCCTGTGGCTGATATTCGCCAACGTCGCGGGCGTGTTCGTCGGCTTCTTCTTCTACCTCAGCGTCGAGGAGCCCGCGCTGGCGAGCGTCGACACGCTGGCGTGGCCGGTGTACATGGACTCGCCGGTCGCGACGCTTTTGATGGCGCTGGCGCTGGCGACGCTCCTCCCGAACCTCGGGCGTCGGCTGGACGCCGCGCCCGCCAATCTCGTGCTCGCCTACCTCTACACGGTGACGTTCGTCTGGCTGGTCGAGACGGGGCTGTGGACGGCGCTGGCCCTCAATCTCCACTTCGGGCTCTACTTCCCCGACCTCTGGCGGTACTTCGGCGTGCTGGTCACGCACCTCCTGTTCGTCCCGGAGGCGTACCTCCTGCCGCACTTCGGGCGGACCACGCCCGGCGCGCTCGGCCTCGCGCTCGCGCTCGCGCTGGGCAACGACCTCGTCGACTACGGCTTCGGGCTCCACCCGCCGCTGCGCTACGAGCCGGGCCTCGTTCTGGTCGCCGGGAGCGTCGCCACGTCCGTCCTCGCCGTGGGCCTCGCCGCCCGCGCGTTCCCGCGACTGGGCGCCGACGGCGCGGCCGGGCGGTGA
- a CDS encoding competence/damage-inducible protein A: protein MEVALVTVGDELLAGDTENTNATWLARQLTERGATVARMLTIPDDRAVIARWVGDFADEFDAVVVTGGLGDTPDDVTVEAVADAFGRDLEVQPEVRDRVAEKARRYREENPEYYEQHDFDLDLDETAALPAGARPIQTAESFNPGCVVENVYVFPGFPGELKVMFDAVADEFGGDAVSASVATSTPEGALRHVLDGVRDRFDVAVGSYPARRGEPGRVKVTGTDPDEVERAVEWVDEQVADPEDGE, encoded by the coding sequence ATGGAAGTCGCGCTCGTCACGGTCGGGGACGAACTGCTCGCGGGGGACACGGAGAACACGAACGCGACGTGGCTGGCCCGCCAGCTCACCGAGCGGGGCGCGACTGTCGCGCGGATGCTCACGATCCCGGACGACCGCGCGGTGATCGCCCGCTGGGTCGGCGACTTCGCCGACGAGTTCGACGCCGTGGTCGTCACCGGCGGGCTGGGCGACACCCCCGACGACGTGACGGTCGAGGCCGTCGCCGACGCCTTCGGGCGCGACCTGGAGGTCCAGCCCGAGGTCCGCGACCGCGTCGCCGAGAAGGCCCGCCGCTACCGCGAGGAGAACCCCGAGTACTACGAACAGCACGACTTCGACCTCGACCTCGACGAGACGGCGGCGCTGCCGGCGGGCGCCCGTCCCATCCAGACCGCGGAGAGCTTCAACCCGGGCTGTGTCGTCGAGAACGTCTACGTCTTCCCCGGGTTCCCGGGGGAACTGAAGGTGATGTTCGACGCCGTCGCCGACGAGTTCGGCGGCGACGCGGTCTCCGCGTCGGTCGCCACGTCGACGCCGGAGGGCGCGCTGCGGCACGTCCTCGACGGCGTCCGCGACCGGTTCGACGTGGCCGTCGGCAGCTACCCCGCTCGCCGCGGGGAGCCCGGCCGGGTGAAGGTGACCGGCACCGACCCCGACGAGGTCGAACGGGCCGTCGAGTGGGTCGACGAGCAGGTGGCCGACCCCGAGGACGGCGAATGA
- a CDS encoding DedA family protein, with protein MASLDSTRRARLRGFAEDYGLIVVAGVFFLLAAAGAVLFVFGDEQFAQRIIDTYGLPALLPIFVLEGAMLLYFAPSEALVPGAIEFLATGPSGYEWVTVALIFVVATVGATLGQVALFQLAKRGGREWLLQKPWFRVDESKLDRFDRWFDRWGKWAVPVSNALLFTRGMLTVPAGVAEIDTREFAVLSAAGTLVFEAWLALAYHYAVSLGLLDFF; from the coding sequence ATGGCATCACTGGACTCGACCCGTCGGGCCCGGCTGCGCGGGTTCGCCGAGGACTACGGGTTGATCGTCGTCGCCGGCGTCTTCTTCCTGCTCGCGGCCGCGGGCGCCGTCCTGTTCGTCTTCGGCGACGAGCAGTTCGCCCAGCGGATCATCGACACCTACGGCCTCCCCGCCCTGCTCCCCATCTTCGTCCTCGAGGGCGCGATGCTCCTCTATTTCGCCCCCAGCGAGGCGCTCGTCCCCGGGGCCATCGAGTTCCTCGCGACCGGTCCCTCGGGCTACGAGTGGGTGACGGTCGCGCTCATCTTCGTCGTCGCAACCGTCGGCGCGACGCTGGGGCAGGTCGCGCTGTTCCAGCTCGCCAAGCGGGGCGGCCGCGAGTGGCTGCTCCAGAAGCCGTGGTTCCGGGTCGACGAGTCGAAACTCGACCGCTTCGACCGCTGGTTCGACCGCTGGGGCAAGTGGGCCGTCCCCGTCAGCAACGCCCTCCTCTTTACCCGCGGCATGCTGACCGTCCCCGCGGGCGTCGCCGAGATCGACACCCGCGAGTTCGCCGTCCTCTCGGCGGCCGGCACCCTCGTCTTCGAGGCGTGGCTCGCGCTGGCCTACCACTACGCCGTCTCGCTGGGCCTGCTGGACTTCTTCTGA
- a CDS encoding ammonium transporter, which produces MAPAADAVLQLDPGAVADGVNNVWILVVCFLIFFMQPGFALLESGQVRAKNVGNVLMKNMTDWMLGVLVFFAVGAAVSALVGQLTAPGTAFDLGGAWGHVNDPTQYIGWFFGAVFAMTAATIVSGAVAERMNFSAYVFIAAAMTAVIYPVVTGLTWAGGLLSADGFLGQAIGVGYLDFAGATVVHMVGGLAGLVGAKMVGPRAGRYDSSGNSQPIPGHSMLLAVLGTLFLAFGWYGFNVGTQATVLSASDGGVTFMGAALGQVVVNTTLGMGAGGVAAMVVSSAWQGKPDPLWAANGLLAGLVAVTGAVPHVTWWGGVVLGGLAGALVLPTYRWVVDSLKIDDVCGVFAVHGSAGAIGTVLIPVFGVTATGGYTFLGVNQLTMQVAGCLVIAVWTVLASAVAFKVADALFGLRVSDEEEEAGLDESEHGVSVYPEFTAGGSRDSPAVSADGGSELRTDGGAQGGVSDD; this is translated from the coding sequence CTGGCGCCGGCGGCCGACGCGGTGCTCCAGCTGGACCCGGGCGCGGTCGCCGACGGGGTGAACAACGTCTGGATCCTCGTGGTCTGTTTCCTGATCTTCTTCATGCAGCCGGGCTTCGCGCTGCTGGAGAGCGGGCAGGTCCGCGCGAAGAACGTCGGGAACGTCCTGATGAAGAACATGACCGACTGGATGCTCGGCGTGCTCGTGTTCTTCGCCGTCGGTGCGGCCGTCAGCGCCCTCGTCGGGCAGCTGACGGCCCCCGGGACGGCGTTCGACCTCGGGGGCGCGTGGGGCCACGTCAACGACCCGACCCAGTACATCGGGTGGTTCTTCGGCGCGGTCTTCGCGATGACCGCCGCGACCATCGTCTCCGGCGCGGTCGCCGAGCGGATGAACTTCTCGGCGTACGTCTTCATCGCCGCGGCGATGACCGCCGTCATCTACCCGGTCGTGACCGGACTGACGTGGGCCGGCGGCCTGCTCTCGGCGGACGGCTTCCTCGGGCAGGCCATCGGCGTCGGGTACCTCGACTTCGCCGGCGCGACGGTCGTCCACATGGTCGGCGGCCTCGCCGGGCTCGTGGGCGCGAAGATGGTCGGTCCCCGCGCCGGCCGCTACGATTCGAGCGGGAACAGCCAGCCCATTCCCGGCCACTCGATGCTGCTGGCGGTGCTGGGCACGCTGTTCCTCGCGTTCGGCTGGTACGGCTTCAACGTCGGCACCCAGGCGACCGTGCTCTCGGCGAGCGACGGCGGTGTCACGTTCATGGGCGCCGCGCTCGGCCAGGTCGTCGTGAACACGACGCTTGGCATGGGCGCGGGCGGCGTCGCGGCCATGGTCGTCTCCTCGGCGTGGCAGGGCAAGCCCGACCCGCTGTGGGCCGCCAACGGCCTGCTGGCCGGGCTGGTCGCCGTCACCGGCGCCGTCCCCCACGTCACCTGGTGGGGCGGCGTCGTCCTCGGCGGTCTCGCGGGCGCACTCGTCCTGCCGACCTACCGCTGGGTCGTCGATTCGCTGAAGATCGACGACGTCTGCGGCGTCTTCGCGGTCCACGGGAGCGCAGGCGCCATCGGGACCGTCCTCATCCCGGTCTTCGGCGTCACCGCCACCGGCGGCTACACGTTCCTCGGCGTGAACCAGCTGACCATGCAGGTCGCCGGCTGCCTCGTCATCGCGGTCTGGACCGTCCTCGCCAGCGCCGTCGCGTTCAAGGTCGCCGACGCCCTCTTCGGCCTCCGCGTCTCCGACGAGGAGGAGGAGGCCGGCCTCGACGAGAGCGAACACGGCGTCTCGGTCTACCCCGAGTTCACCGCCGGCGGCAGCCGCGACAGCCCCGCCGTGAGCGCGGACGGTGGCTCCGAACTCCGCACGGACGGCGGCGCCCAGGGAGGTGTCTCCGATGACTGA